One genomic window of Evansella cellulosilytica DSM 2522 includes the following:
- the trpE gene encoding anthranilate synthase component I, giving the protein MIETSFEEFKSHAVKFDTIPISTTIVADTKTPIQLFQLFNEHAAFILESKDPISAWSNYSFIGLSPNYFLVEKEKKFRLEGKGGELHFEKDSFQEAWDESLRKLNVAPIWPDFPFPGGAVGYFTFESYSLYETKIPKNNLQETDVNLVFCETILVYDHQKEELSIIHLQNTKSRNVEQSYKEGERCIQQLLSKIQSGAQEESPTILPMNLPSNIDVFEGVNSNYEKNTFLNHVNKLKQYIEAGDVFQGVLSQRFDVPVQSSGLDLYRVLRKVNPSPYLYYLRVGEQEIIGSSPERLIKVDTNRELEIHPIAGTRPRGSTEQEDRALADDLLHDEKEKAEHLMLVDLARNDIGRVSEFSSVKVEEMMTVTHFSHVMHLISKVKGVLSKKSDPFEALFAAHPAGTVSGAPKVRAVEIIRELETDRRGVYAGAIAYCGFNGAIDSCIAIRTILLKDGIASVQAGAGIVYDSIPENEYEETRNKARALLYAIKIAERRFKAEEVLK; this is encoded by the coding sequence GTGATTGAAACAAGTTTTGAAGAATTTAAAAGCCATGCAGTAAAATTTGATACGATTCCTATATCTACAACAATTGTTGCAGATACAAAAACCCCAATTCAATTATTTCAACTATTTAATGAACATGCAGCATTTATTTTGGAAAGCAAAGATCCTATATCAGCGTGGTCAAATTACTCTTTTATAGGGTTATCTCCAAACTACTTTTTAGTAGAAAAAGAAAAAAAGTTCCGTCTTGAAGGTAAAGGAGGGGAACTACATTTTGAAAAAGATAGCTTCCAAGAAGCATGGGATGAAAGTTTAAGAAAATTAAATGTTGCCCCAATTTGGCCTGATTTCCCTTTTCCAGGAGGGGCTGTTGGATATTTTACATTTGAATCGTACTCACTTTATGAAACTAAAATTCCAAAAAATAATTTGCAAGAAACAGATGTCAATCTTGTGTTTTGTGAGACTATCCTTGTTTATGATCACCAAAAAGAAGAGTTAAGTATCATCCATTTACAAAATACAAAGTCTCGTAATGTTGAACAGAGCTACAAAGAAGGAGAAAGATGTATTCAACAACTATTATCTAAAATACAAAGTGGTGCACAAGAAGAGTCGCCAACAATTTTACCAATGAATCTTCCTTCTAATATAGATGTGTTTGAAGGGGTAAATTCAAATTACGAAAAAAATACTTTTTTAAATCATGTAAATAAATTGAAACAATATATTGAAGCTGGTGACGTTTTTCAAGGTGTTTTGTCACAAAGGTTTGATGTTCCTGTACAATCGTCAGGATTAGATTTATATAGAGTATTAAGAAAAGTAAACCCTTCCCCCTATTTATATTATTTACGTGTAGGGGAGCAAGAAATTATTGGAAGTTCTCCAGAGAGATTAATAAAAGTTGATACAAACCGTGAACTTGAAATACATCCAATAGCAGGGACTAGACCACGAGGGAGTACAGAGCAGGAAGATAGAGCGTTAGCAGACGATTTATTACATGATGAGAAAGAAAAAGCAGAGCATTTAATGCTTGTTGATCTTGCGAGAAATGACATTGGTAGAGTAAGTGAATTTTCTTCCGTAAAAGTAGAAGAAATGATGACAGTTACTCACTTTTCTCATGTTATGCATTTAATTTCAAAAGTAAAAGGTGTATTAAGTAAGAAAAGTGATCCATTTGAAGCGTTGTTTGCTGCTCATCCAGCTGGAACGGTATCTGGAGCGCCGAAAGTAAGGGCAGTTGAGATAATACGAGAGTTAGAAACGGATAGACGTGGTGTTTATGCAGGTGCGATAGCATACTGTGGGTTTAATGGAGCAATAGATTCTTGTATTGCGATTCGAACGATCTTACTAAAAGATGGTATTGCATCTGTTCAGGCTGGAGCGGGCATTGTTTACGATTCCATCCCTGAGAATGAGTACGAAGAAACGCGGAACAAAGCAAGAGCGTTATTATATGCAATAAAAATTGCAGAAAGGCGTTTCAAAGCAGAGGAGGTTTTAAAATGA
- the aroH gene encoding chorismate mutase, translated as MVRGIRGAITVEENDRKEIILATAKLAERMQEENKYHPSDVSHILITTTNDLNAAFPAVGLRELEGYELVPVMCAQEIPVPNSLEKCIRIMATVNTNKQQHEVQHIYLEKAIQLRPDLSLTKD; from the coding sequence ATGGTGAGAGGAATAAGGGGGGCTATTACTGTTGAGGAAAATGATAGAAAAGAAATCATTCTAGCGACAGCAAAATTAGCTGAACGAATGCAAGAAGAAAATAAATATCACCCTAGCGATGTCTCGCATATACTTATTACTACGACAAATGATTTGAATGCAGCATTTCCTGCTGTCGGATTAAGGGAATTAGAAGGATACGAACTTGTACCTGTAATGTGTGCACAAGAAATCCCCGTTCCAAATAGTCTAGAAAAGTGTATAAGAATAATGGCCACAGTAAACACAAATAAACAACAACATGAAGTTCAGCACATATATTTGGAAAAAGCAATTCAATTAAGGCCAGATTTATCCTTGACAAAAGATTGA
- the aroC gene encoding chorismate synthase, protein MRFLTAGESHGPELTAIIEGVPSHLPLTEEQINIHLKRRQQGYGRGRRMQIETDRVRITSGVRHGKTTGAPITLHVENKDWKHWDKIMGSAPLTPEEEKEVKRKITRPRPGHADLNGAIKYRHRDMRNVLERSSARETTVRVAVGAVAQVLLNECNIQLCGHVIEIGDVKSKQRVFNSIQDLKDQSESSEVRCIDPEASQQMKIAIDQAKDNGDSIGGIVEVVAENLPVGLGSYVHYDRKLDGKIAQAVMSINAFKGVEVGVGFEAARMLGSDVHDEIIYTDEHGFSRKTNRLGGFEGGMTNGMPVVVRGAMKPIPTLYKPLQSVDIDTKETFSASIERSDSCAVPAAAVVCEAAVAWELANGLLEKFGSDTMEEIKQQLEDYNEKARRF, encoded by the coding sequence ATGAGATTTTTAACAGCAGGTGAATCACATGGACCAGAGTTAACTGCGATTATTGAAGGAGTACCAAGCCATCTTCCTTTAACAGAGGAACAAATAAATATACACCTAAAAAGAAGACAGCAAGGATATGGACGTGGACGCCGAATGCAAATTGAAACGGATCGTGTCCGTATTACGAGTGGGGTAAGGCATGGGAAAACTACTGGTGCACCGATTACGCTCCATGTAGAAAATAAAGATTGGAAGCATTGGGATAAAATCATGGGATCAGCACCACTTACTCCTGAAGAGGAAAAGGAAGTAAAAAGAAAAATCACTCGTCCAAGACCGGGGCATGCTGATTTAAATGGTGCCATTAAATACCGTCATAGAGATATGCGTAACGTATTGGAGAGATCCTCAGCAAGAGAGACGACTGTGAGGGTTGCTGTTGGTGCTGTTGCACAGGTTTTGTTAAATGAGTGTAATATACAGCTATGTGGCCATGTTATCGAAATTGGCGATGTGAAATCTAAACAACGTGTATTTAACTCTATTCAAGATTTAAAGGATCAATCAGAGTCTTCTGAGGTTAGATGTATTGACCCAGAAGCAAGTCAGCAAATGAAAATAGCAATCGATCAAGCGAAAGATAACGGGGATTCTATAGGTGGAATTGTCGAGGTAGTTGCTGAGAACTTGCCGGTTGGTTTAGGAAGTTACGTGCACTATGATCGAAAATTAGATGGTAAAATAGCCCAAGCAGTCATGAGTATTAACGCTTTTAAAGGTGTAGAAGTTGGTGTCGGCTTTGAGGCTGCTAGAATGTTAGGAAGCGATGTGCATGATGAAATTATATATACTGATGAACATGGGTTTTCTCGCAAAACAAATCGTTTAGGTGGTTTTGAGGGGGGAATGACGAACGGAATGCCAGTTGTCGTTCGAGGTGCAATGAAGCCAATCCCAACCTTATATAAACCGTTACAAAGTGTAGATATTGATACGAAAGAGACTTTTTCCGCAAGTATAGAAAGATCGGATAGCTGTGCAGTACCTGCAGCGGCAGTTGTGTGTGAAGCTGCAGTAGCATGGGAGCTGGCCAATGGGTTGTTAGAAAAATTTGGTTCGGATACGATGGAAGAAATAAAGCAGCAGTTGGAGGATTACAACGAAAAAGCGAGGCGCTTCTAA
- the aroB gene encoding 3-dehydroquinate synthase has product MGAGQWVVRKIWFGYDGRNKAAVGGLQRKSEALLMNGAKLQVKATSHEYPIIIECGCHKQVFKKINEYVDMKPSAYFIITDELVSHHYLTAVKASFPNTIPLYTYVITPGEQSKSFCSYEEVMTAALQNKLDRKSMIIALGGGVVGDLAGFVAATYMRGVPFVQIPTTLLAHDSSVGGKVGINHELGKNMVGAFHAPSLVLYDPECLLTLPEKEWRSGFAEVIKHGFIADPSFLNWLEGNISSFSNWDMNILTKLLRDSIAVKARIVEEDEKEKGIRAFLNFGHTLGHAIEAELGYGNMSHGEAVVIGMLFAFKLSEEYYGNELNYDRYFSKLVNLGYDLNIPKTLTAERLLERMKVDKKAHSQSIHFVLLKEIGEPELVKINEKDLYDLLQREVSK; this is encoded by the coding sequence ATGGGAGCTGGCCAATGGGTTGTTAGAAAAATTTGGTTCGGATACGATGGAAGAAATAAAGCAGCAGTTGGAGGATTACAACGAAAAAGCGAGGCGCTTCTAATGAATGGAGCTAAGTTACAAGTCAAGGCAACTTCTCATGAATACCCTATAATCATTGAGTGTGGTTGCCATAAGCAAGTGTTCAAAAAAATAAATGAGTATGTTGACATGAAACCATCTGCATATTTTATTATTACAGATGAACTTGTGTCCCATCATTATTTGACTGCTGTAAAGGCTTCTTTTCCTAATACAATACCACTTTACACATATGTCATTACTCCTGGTGAGCAATCTAAATCATTTTGTTCGTATGAGGAAGTGATGACTGCTGCATTGCAAAACAAGTTAGATAGAAAGTCTATGATAATAGCACTCGGTGGTGGTGTTGTTGGAGATTTAGCAGGTTTTGTAGCGGCAACGTATATGCGTGGTGTTCCTTTTGTTCAAATCCCAACTACACTTTTGGCTCATGATAGTAGTGTTGGTGGAAAAGTTGGAATAAATCATGAACTAGGAAAAAATATGGTTGGTGCCTTTCATGCACCTTCACTAGTGCTTTATGATCCCGAATGTTTGTTGACTTTACCAGAGAAAGAGTGGAGATCTGGATTTGCTGAAGTAATTAAACATGGATTTATCGCAGACCCATCTTTCTTAAATTGGTTAGAAGGTAATATATCCTCGTTTTCTAATTGGGATATGAATATATTAACAAAGTTGTTAAGAGATTCAATTGCTGTGAAAGCTAGAATTGTTGAAGAAGATGAAAAGGAAAAAGGAATTCGTGCCTTTTTAAATTTTGGGCATACGCTCGGTCATGCTATAGAAGCAGAGCTTGGATATGGAAATATGAGTCATGGTGAGGCTGTAGTAATCGGAATGTTATTTGCTTTTAAGCTAAGTGAAGAATATTATGGGAATGAGCTTAACTATGATCGCTATTTTAGTAAGTTAGTAAATTTAGGCTATGATTTAAATATTCCGAAAACATTAACAGCCGAGCGTTTATTAGAACGAATGAAAGTAGATAAAAAAGCACATAGTCAATCGATTCATTTTGTTCTTTTAAAAGAGATAGGGGAACCAGAGCTCGTCAAAATAAATGAAAAAGATTTATATGATCTTCTGCAAAGAGAGGTGTCCAAATGA
- a CDS encoding CheR family methyltransferase yields the protein MSDYERFIDGIKQLTGIDLSLYKEGQMKRRLTTLRDKRGFHSFLDYYHSLIKDKELFEEFLQRMTINVSEFYRNPKRWEVLEDKILPNLIQQDKKFKAWSAACSTGEEPYTLSMILQQKIPLNNIDILATDLDTFILERAKVGFYTDRSIKDVPNKMLSNYFEKDDIGYKVKDSVKKPITFTRQNLLADTFGSNYDLIICRNVMIYFTEEAKDILYKKFSAALKPGGILFVGSTEQIFNPQQYQFVSEDTFFYKKAL from the coding sequence ATGTCTGATTACGAACGATTTATAGACGGGATAAAACAATTAACAGGAATAGACCTATCATTATATAAAGAGGGGCAAATGAAGAGAAGATTAACTACTTTGCGTGACAAGCGAGGCTTTCATTCCTTCTTAGATTATTATCATTCGTTAATAAAAGATAAGGAGCTTTTTGAAGAGTTTTTACAGAGAATGACAATAAATGTATCCGAGTTTTATAGAAATCCTAAACGTTGGGAAGTGTTAGAAGATAAAATTCTTCCGAATCTCATACAGCAAGATAAGAAGTTTAAAGCATGGAGTGCAGCGTGTTCGACTGGTGAGGAACCATACACATTGTCGATGATTCTACAACAAAAAATACCTTTAAATAACATCGATATATTAGCAACTGATCTAGATACATTTATACTTGAAAGAGCGAAAGTAGGTTTTTATACCGATCGGTCGATAAAAGATGTACCAAACAAAATGTTATCTAACTACTTTGAAAAAGATGATATAGGCTATAAAGTAAAAGATAGTGTAAAAAAACCAATAACATTCACAAGACAAAATTTATTAGCGGATACATTTGGTTCAAATTATGATTTAATTATATGTCGGAATGTTATGATCTATTTTACAGAAGAAGCGAAGGATATTTTATACAAAAAATTTAGTGCTGCATTAAAGCCTGGTGGTATATTATTTGTTGGTAGTACGGAGCAAATATTCAATCCACAGCAGTATCAGTTTGTTTCTGAAGACACATTTTTCTATAAAAAAGCATTGTAA
- the trpD gene encoding anthranilate phosphoribosyltransferase: MRELIEKLVNKHTLSEAEAENLILLMLNGEVSDEQIASILSIIRFRGETVEEIVGFAKGMKKTCSQISPPFSVLDTCGTGGDGVGTYNISTAVAILLSSLNIPVAKHGNRGVSSKTGSADVLEYLQIPIQATNEDALINLEKYNLCFLFAPKYHSAMKHVMKARKELSIKTIFNLLGPLTNPAGATRRLIGVYSVDQARKMAEASIKLGIEKALFVTGEDGLDEFTITGATNVIEVNGDSIQEYLVTPEDVGIQRGDISNTLVQSPEESAALIRSVFNKKGPKEAEDILLLNAGAALYVYGVSETIKEGVQEAKMALGETVIKQLDILSQLKGEVPSA; encoded by the coding sequence ATGAGAGAATTGATTGAGAAGCTTGTTAATAAACATACATTATCCGAAGCAGAAGCGGAAAATTTAATTTTACTCATGTTAAATGGAGAAGTAAGCGATGAACAAATTGCTTCGATTTTATCAATCATTCGCTTTCGAGGAGAAACGGTAGAGGAAATAGTTGGTTTTGCGAAAGGGATGAAAAAAACGTGTTCTCAAATCTCGCCTCCCTTTTCGGTTTTGGATACTTGTGGAACAGGAGGCGATGGCGTAGGAACATACAATATTTCAACAGCAGTGGCAATTTTATTGAGTTCATTAAATATTCCAGTAGCAAAGCATGGAAATAGAGGTGTGTCTTCAAAAACAGGGAGTGCAGATGTATTAGAATACTTACAAATTCCTATTCAAGCTACAAATGAAGATGCTTTAATTAATTTAGAAAAATATAACCTGTGCTTCTTATTTGCGCCTAAATATCATTCAGCGATGAAGCATGTGATGAAGGCAAGGAAGGAATTATCAATAAAAACGATTTTTAATCTACTAGGGCCTCTCACGAACCCCGCTGGTGCAACTAGAAGGTTGATTGGTGTGTACAGTGTAGATCAAGCGAGAAAGATGGCGGAAGCATCTATTAAGCTAGGTATAGAAAAAGCTTTATTTGTTACAGGGGAGGATGGACTAGACGAATTTACGATAACAGGTGCGACAAATGTTATTGAAGTAAACGGTGATAGTATCCAAGAATATTTAGTAACACCTGAAGATGTAGGAATACAAAGAGGAGATATATCAAATACGCTCGTTCAATCTCCAGAAGAAAGTGCTGCATTGATTAGGTCTGTTTTTAATAAAAAAGGTCCAAAAGAAGCGGAAGATATCCTTCTCCTGAATGCTGGAGCAGCCCTATATGTATATGGAGTATCCGAAACCATTAAAGAAGGGGTTCAAGAAGCGAAAATGGCGTTAGGAGAAACGGTAATTAAACAATTAGATATTTTATCACAGCTAAAAGGGGAGGTGCCTTCAGCATGA